The Armatimonadota bacterium genome segment TGCTGGTGGTGGGGTATCTCGGGGAGAAGATCGAGGCATACGTGCGGGAGCACTATGCGCTCACCGCCCACTTCGTGCGGCAGGAGCAGCCTCTCGGGAACGGCCACGCCATCTATGTGGCCCGGGAGTTCCTCACGGGCGAACCCGTCCTCATCCTCCTCGGGGATACCATCCTACGCGGGGATCTGCGCTCCGTGGTGCGGAGCCCCACCTCCCTCATCGGAGTGCGGGAGGTGGCGGATCCTCGGCGGTTCGGGGTGGTGGAGGTGGATCCGGATGGCCGCGTACGGCGATTCGTGGAAAAACCCCAGCTTCCCCCCTCCAACCTGGCCATCGTGGGCCTCTATTACCTCACGAACACGCGCCTGCTGCGCCGCTGCCTGGAGCGGCTGGTGGAGGAGGACCACCGGGTGGCGGGGGAGTACTGGCTTGTGGACGCCCTGCAGTTCTATGTGGATGCCGGGGAGGTCGTCCGGGTCTATCCCGTGGAGGAGTGGTACGACTGTGGGACCGTGGAGGCGGTGTTGAGCGCCAACCGGGCTCTGCTGGACGTTCTGAGCCCACCGCCGCCGAACCTCACGGGGGCTCTGGTGCAACCTCCCGTGGCCATCGCGCCGGGAGCCGTGATCGAGGCCTCCGTAATCGGCCCCTATGTGTCCGTGGCGGAGGGAGCCCGGATCGTGCGGTCCGTGGTAAGCAACTCCGTCGTGAACCGGAACGCCACCGTGGAGCACGTGGTTCTCGAAGGATCCCTCATCGGGGAGCGGGCATACCTCTCGGGCCGCCCCGCTCGGGTGAACCTGGGGGATCAGAGCGAGATCGAGATGGGAGGGTGAAGGAACGGCTGGACAAAAAGGACTTGACATTCTCGTCCCTTCTTGGTAGTTAGCATTACCAAGCGAGGCTCAACCACGACGTTGGGTCTCCAGTGGCCAGGGCGCCGATTCGGCGCCCTTTTTCTTTTTGAATCTCGGCGAGGAGGTGAATGCATGCGCCCTATCGCACTGGCCATTTTGGGGACCCTGAGCATCCTCTCCGCGTACTCCGGTGGTCTGGCGGCCGAGTCCGTGGTAAAGGTCGGCGTGCTGCACTCCCTCTCGGGCACCATGGCCATCAGCGAGGTCACGGTCAGGAACGCGACCCTTCTGGCCGTTGACGAGATCAACGCCGCAGGAGGGGTGTTGGGGCGTCGGATCCAGGCCGTGGTCGAGGACGGTGCCTCGGAGCCCGCCACGTTTGCCCAGAAGGCCCAGAAGCTGATCCAGCAGGATCGCGTGGTCACCGTGTTCGGAGGCTGGACGTCGGCGAGCCGGAAGGCCATGCTCCCCGTGTTCGAACGGTTCCGACACCTCCTGTGGTACCCCGTGCAGTTCGAGGGGAACGAGTGCTCCCCCAACATCATGTATTCGGGCGCGCAGCCCAACCAGCAGCTCCTGCCCGCGCTCGATTGGGCGTTCCAGAGAGGCTACCGGCGTGTGTTCCTCGTGGGGTCGGACTACGTGTTCCCCCGCACCGCCAACCTGATCCTCAAGAAGCACATCGTCCAGCGGGGCGGCGTGGTGGCTGGAGAGGAGTACGTCCCCCTCGGGGGAACCGACTTCAGCTCCGTGGTGAACAAGATCCGGGCCTCCCAGGCACAGGTGGTGTTCAATACCATCAACGGCGACTCCAACGTGGCGTTCTTCAAGCAGATGGCCGCCGCGGGCCTCACTCCGGACAAATTGCCCGTGATGTCCTTCAGCATTGCGGAACAGGAGGCGAAGGCCATCGGGCCCGGCCTGCTCGCCGGGAGCTACGCGGCCTGGAACTATTTCCAGAGCCTCCCGCTTGCGGCCAACCGACGCTTCGTGGCCGCCTACCAGGCACGGTACGGACGGGACGCGGCCGTGACGGATCCCATGGTCCACGGGTATGTGGACGTCCTCGTGTGGAAGGCCTCGGTGGAGCGCGCCAGGAGCTTCGACCCGGACGCGGTGCGAAAGGCGGCTGTTCAACTGCCCTGGCTGGAGACCCCCATGGGGAAGGTCCGCTTCGACCGGAACCAGAGCCTGTACCAGGTGGCCTACGTGGGGCAGCTGGACCGCACCGGCCAGTTCCGGATCCTGTGGCAGTCCCGGGAGCCCATCAAGCCGGAGCCCTATGACCCCCTGGTCTTCCCCGGGAAGACCTGTCGGCTCCACTAGGGAGGAACGGCGATGCGGGAAGGGGCCCTGGTGCTCGGCCAGCTCTTCAACGGGCTCAGCGTGGGATCCATCCTGCTGCTGGCCTCGCTGGGACTAGCACTGACCTTCGGGCTCATGCGGGTCATCAACATGGCCCATGGGGAGCTCCTCATGGTGGGGGGCTACCTGGCCTACCTCGCGCACCTGTGGGTCCCGGGATCCCTCTCTTTCCTGGTGGCCCTGCCCCTGGGGTTTTTCGGAGCCGCGTTGCTGGGGGTGGTGCTCGAGTGGACGGTGATC includes the following:
- a CDS encoding sugar phosphate nucleotidyltransferase; protein product: MRAIVPVAGFGTRLRPHTYTLPKALIPVAGKPILGHILDTLLDLGIREVVLVVGYLGEKIEAYVREHYALTAHFVRQEQPLGNGHAIYVAREFLTGEPVLILLGDTILRGDLRSVVRSPTSLIGVREVADPRRFGVVEVDPDGRVRRFVEKPQLPPSNLAIVGLYYLTNTRLLRRCLERLVEEDHRVAGEYWLVDALQFYVDAGEVVRVYPVEEWYDCGTVEAVLSANRALLDVLSPPPPNLTGALVQPPVAIAPGAVIEASVIGPYVSVAEGARIVRSVVSNSVVNRNATVEHVVLEGSLIGERAYLSGRPARVNLGDQSEIEMGG
- the urtA gene encoding urea ABC transporter substrate-binding protein, with product MRPIALAILGTLSILSAYSGGLAAESVVKVGVLHSLSGTMAISEVTVRNATLLAVDEINAAGGVLGRRIQAVVEDGASEPATFAQKAQKLIQQDRVVTVFGGWTSASRKAMLPVFERFRHLLWYPVQFEGNECSPNIMYSGAQPNQQLLPALDWAFQRGYRRVFLVGSDYVFPRTANLILKKHIVQRGGVVAGEEYVPLGGTDFSSVVNKIRASQAQVVFNTINGDSNVAFFKQMAAAGLTPDKLPVMSFSIAEQEAKAIGPGLLAGSYAAWNYFQSLPLAANRRFVAAYQARYGRDAAVTDPMVHGYVDVLVWKASVERARSFDPDAVRKAAVQLPWLETPMGKVRFDRNQSLYQVAYVGQLDRTGQFRILWQSREPIKPEPYDPLVFPGKTCRLH